One window from the genome of Asterias amurensis chromosome 12, ASM3211899v1 encodes:
- the LOC139945593 gene encoding microfibril-associated glycoprotein 4-like: MKVIITSLFLACLIHHCQSDCQQRVKSNLYPAINRVMINHVFKRKTASSPMICGRDCSMDPDCASFNYYTCSHVCQLSSATQSQSPDDFIELQGVAYYDDNLETPSFSAPDSVQFSSCLKLYLAVCCQSDIYTIYPAGLTDGVRVYCDMETDGGGWIVFQSRQDGSVDFNRLWTEYQSGFGDLSTEFWLGNDILRDLTESGQWQLRFDLGDWEGSTSWARYDEFAVHGDKYTLQIGSYDADSPAGDPMLYHDGQDFTTKDQDNDGYDIAPCPRRDGAWWFKDCADTQLNDHYYLQNPVEWTLGLQWNSWKGFYYSLKNCSMKIREVLHTKHHTLKSC, from the coding sequence ATGAAAGTTATTATAACGAGTTTGTTTCTGGCTTGCTTGATACATCACTGTCAGAGTGATTGTCAACAACGAGTCAAATCAAACCTGTATCCAGCAATCAACAGAGTCATGATAAATCATGTGTTCAAAAGGAAGACTGCATCATCTCCTAtgatctgtgggcgagactgctctatggatccAGACTGTGCATCATTCAACTACTACACATGTAGCCATGTTTGTCAGTTGAGCAGTGCTACTCAATCTCAAAGCCCCGATGACTTCATTGAGCTGCAAGGAGTTGCCTACTATGATGACAACTTGGAAACCCCTTCATTTTCAGCACCAGACTCTGTACAATTTAGTAGCTGTCTGAAGTTATACCTGGCTGTTTGCTGTCAAAGTGACATTTACACCATCTACCCTGCTGGTCTGACTGATGGAGTGAGGgtctactgtgatatggagacagatggaggaggctggatcgtgttccagagCAGACAAGATGGCTCAGTTGACTTTAACCGTTTGTGGACAGAATACCAATCTGGGTTTGGTGATCTCTCCACTGAGTTTTGGCTGGGTAATGACATCCTACGTGACCTTACTGAGTCAGGTCAATGGCAATTAAGGTTTGATTTGGGTGATTGGGAGGGAAGCACATCTTGGGCCCGTTATGATGAGTTTGCTGTACATGGTGATAAATACACTCTCCAAATTGGCTCATATGATGCCGACAGCCCAGCAGGTGACCCAATGTTATATCATGATGGCCAAGACTTCACTACCAAAGATCAAGACAATGATGGTTATGATATTGCACCATGTCCAAGGCGTGATGGTGCATGGTGGTTTAAAGACTGTGCTGATACACAGCTGAATGACCACTACTACCTTCAAAATCCGGTCGAATGGACATTGGGTTTACAGTGGAACTCCTGGAAAGGTTTCTACTACTCCTTAAAGAACTGTTCAATGAAAATACGAGAAGTCCTGCATACtaaacaccacactctgaagtcctgttAA